From the genome of Clavelina lepadiformis chromosome 2, kaClaLepa1.1, whole genome shotgun sequence:
GCACAAAACACGTAACATACTATTGTTCAATTTGAGGGCCGTAGTTTGACGACTATTGTTATTGCGGAGCAAGTACAATCGTGCAAGTAACACTCGGGAAGGGAAAGTTTGGCCGGTTAATAGTGGCATCTGCCAACAGAGCGATTCTTTTTGCAGTGGTCTCTGACTTGGCAGTTTCGTGTTGGTGGTGGTTGATCTCCACTAGCAGCTGCTTCTTCTGTAGAGCGAGGCATTGAGGAACTTTTTACGGAGAGCATCCAAAGTTTTTCCGCCAAGTTTTGCAGAAATATCCGTCTTGAAATTTTATGCGATTGATTTGCTTATACAGAACCAAGAGAAAGAAAGGAAAAGACCCAAAGAAAAACTGCACAAGTCGGCCAAACGACCTCGTTTACAGATGCAGTGAACAAAAACTACAATTCACTACAAGTCAATCGAAATTGATTGTAGTATTTGTATTCACTACAAATTCCATCTATACCTCATTTGCAGCCGAATGCATACTACGTGAGAATTTCACTGAAATGGCGGATTTTGCGGCAGGAATACGTACAGTAAACCTATGTTTCATGTATGCTACGAAAGAGACTAATGGTAGCAAGAATGTGGAGACCATTGATCTTTGATGATGAAACAATGCATGTATCCCAGACGAGGAATTTTAGATTGTTATATCACAAATGATTTGAGATTCATAGCTTTGGTGGGACCTGTTTGTGCATCGAACAATAGGGTGTCAAAATGAAACCTTCCGTCGTTCTTGGTAAACAACACAGATTGGGGCATTTTTTGTACTCCAAACAAAAATTCGTTACAGCCCTGTATTAAGCTCATTAAATGACTTACAGTTTAAGTCTTAAAACCACAAAAGAAAACGGTTCTACAGTAAACGACTTTCAATTTGTACagctttatttttcaaaaggtGTCGAAATGACACTCTCCGTCGTTCAAGTGTTTTCTGTCGTAACTACGTGGAATGTaacttaattttattaaaagaaattgcaataaaattacgTATACTACTTTGCACAGGCCAATACGTGATTATATAAGATTATATAAGCCAATACGTTATATAAGTGGAGACTTTGCAAAAGTTGtgggaaaataaaaatctgtttcatttggaaaaaaaaacgaaaaatacaaataaatcaactttttctttttcgagTAAACGTTCACTGCTTTCAAGCAATTAAAGAGAGGTTTTGTAAGCAAACATTGCCAATAGAAGAGCAGTCATCCAGGAAAATTTATATACACCAGATCCAGCTCCTCCACTCTGTAAAGAAGAgttaacaaaattaatttcaatagAAACTTGTGCATGCTACTTAAAACTTTAGACGTCTGTCAGTGAGAATTGAAATAATACCACAACGATTATTAAAACCGTTTAATCTTTTACAATATACCTcggttttctttttcttttaatacATACACAAGATTACGCAATTCAACTTTCTATAAACTTGTTCATGATATGGAATAAGGTGAAAGGgcacaaaaaagtaaaaagaatttatagaaaaaagACGTATTGAATATAAGTTTTGTTTACAATATGATAAATTTTAATAGTTATAGactaattaattttattatgaaTCAAATTATACTTTTAgattcaaatttataacaaaaaaagtCAATCCAAACTTACGGCTCTTGTGTTGCTGCCAGTTGCCTTCACAGTGGCATCAAGAGGTTCATTACTTGTAGGTACCACGGCTAGGTAGACTGGGAAAGTGTCAGTGGTGTCAACGGCACGCTTCTTTCTGCCAGTTGTAAATGATGAACTGGCGTATGTGTTGCTAACGAGTTCGACCGCCGAAGTGCTGGTTTCACCAGAATTCATTGTGACCACAGTCACGCCCTGAAAGTGGAATGAATGCGATTAGAGGCGACTAATGAATCTGTTTGACATTGCTGAACTCGTTTTAATTTGAGTCATATAAGCTTATATCATACTATACTTACCAACTGAAGTTCGAAAAAAAAATCATAGACGGCTGAATTCGGATTGGTTGTGGATGATGACGCATAAACTATGGCAGTTGCGACGGTGGTGACGCTGTAGCTCAATTCTATGGAACCGTTGGTTGGCATCTGGACTTCGGAGTAGTGTGTATCGCCGGAGCCAACCGAAATCGGAACTTCAGTGTCGTCCTAAGCACAATTATACTTGTGAGTTTATCGCTATATAGTACTTTACGATACCTTGGTTGGTTTAATGGATGAATGATCGCTatgttgtttgtgcaaaaactGGTTGCAGGTTTCCCACAGTACAGAAAAATCAACTTTGTACCTTTAACCGCTAGACCTATACACTGTCATTGTGCTGTTCATAATGGTAATTTTACCTATAGTTTGAAAGAGAATATGTGAAATCATAAAAGTTTAGGTTTTATTGTCGTTAGCAAATATACGCTAATGGGTAGACCGTGTTTAAGCAAATAGTTTACACCCATCTATAAGTGAATGGTATTGTGAACAGGCCATTGTGTTGCATGTTTTACAGGTTAGACATCTTCTGTATCTTAGCGATGTTTGACAAATCTATAAACCGATATTTGCTGGTCTACTAATTGCTATTAATTCCTGTTTGACAGTTAACTGACTGCCTTTCACCTTTTGTTAATTATATATTGGTCGTCgtgtaacaaagaaaaatcgATTAACCTAGCTAGCATTCTCTTTTGGTTGAATAACATTGGCAATATTTTTCTCAGTTACAGTGCAGGTTTATCAAACGTTTTTATAAGCTGTTGTTCTTTTCAACGCACCCTATTTTTCTACGCTAAAAGGGTGGCTCATTCAGTAGAAAATCCTTGGCGTGCATGTTTACTCCTTCCTGGAGATTTTTAGAAGATGTTGGGAACGAACATCAAACATTAAACATCGAACAGATTTCTGTGCATCTATAACTTACCGGAAACACGGTTGGTATCTTGCAAGCTTGAACGGAAACTCTGTCTTCGAGAATAGTCACCAGTTGGTCAAACTGACTGAGACCGAAGGCGTAATCAGAGTCTGGATCACTGGCGATCGCATGGATTTCATCTTCGACGTAACCACTTCCTACGCCGACCCCGAAAACGGTTATCCCGTCTTCTTTTATCTGTAAAAGATCGGAATGAATGAAAAATGTCGCCGAatgaaaattaatgaaaaaaatgaatggtCACTGAgtgaaaaacaacatttataatATAATGATTAATTTAGTAAACACATTCTTACAGCTTTTGAAGGTTGTACCACGTCGTCGCTACTTTCTCCATCTGTCAAAACTATCAATATCCTCGGTGCGCCGTCCGTTAGCGGACGCATGCCGGTTGTAGTGTTAAACATGGTTGTACGTACAAATTCTATCGCATTGCCCGTTTGAGTGCCGCCTtcacacaaaaaaaaaaacataaaaacaccGGATTTGATTGTGTGTAACCTTTATTTCAACTTCCAGAgatatttttttggaaatataTATGTCTACACATATCTGCCATCAAGATAACATTCAATCACTTCATATTCAAACATTTCACCTCTAGGATAATTTGTGTTGATCACTGCGTCGCTAAATGCGCTGTTGTTTTGATGTTGATCGAACTGACTGATTGGGTAATTACTACTTGAATAAATTGTCAAACCGGTTCGAACTTGTTCAGACGAGATGTTGAACTCGCTTGCTAGCTGTTTGACGAAGTCGAGTGattgttgaaaatttgaagATCCGATACTGCCAGAACCATCCAACAGAAAATAAAGATCCATTTTTGATACCGTACATTCTATAAAAAagcttgtttgtttgtatattttaatCTATCTTCAAAACGACTAacaaaagttaatttaatttttaaattatcgCTATCTTAATTGTAAGTTGCCTTTTTAGAAATAGTATGTCAATATTTTAGCCACTGTTAATGCGAATGTTCAATGGAGTTGCCTAAAATTAAATGTCAATAAAGTTATGTTTTGTGTATTAGGCCTATAGGTTAAATACGAATTTTAAGAAATCAAATGCTGAGTCTGTCCTTAAACAGTCATACAACCTACCATGGTAATAGCTGATGGTTAAAACatagttgaaatatttataaacTAGCTGCGGCGTATTGGTTGTTGATGAGCTACTTACTGTTTTCACTTTCATAATTTGTCACCGTCGTTTCAAAGACGCTGATCTGCCCGTTCTCGTTGTAATAACGTGTCCACCAAGTTGCTTGCTCGGTAACAGTACCCGGTACCTCACCGTTGACAGAGATCAACTCTATGTAGAGCTTAGCTGCCAATGCGGATTTGAGTGGAATGCTGGTGAgacaatattttgaaaaggtattattttataatatctTCATACTAACGTAACGTAATAATTGTAAGTTTGGTTGCTGAAAAACAATGTGCTGCAACATAAATCAAAAGCACAAACTGCTGTGTTGGTCAAATTGCAAACTGACTTTGCAAAGATTACGagcaaaagtaaataaataacataCAAAGGATAGCAAAACAAGACATATTCAACCTATGTAACTTATTACCTGAAATCTCCATTAACAAAATCAGTGATATCTGTACCGAAAAGAAGCCTCGCTTGTGTCAAAACTGCTGCAAGTGTTGTGCTGCCGCTGATTGCCTGATTAATCGTTGTTGAGATCTGGAATAAAGAAAACTTTCTAAGTTCACTCTATTTGCTTTATTGTCGAAAAtcgcattttgtttttaaaccaAACTTGGTTTGAAAGTTCCAGAAATCAAGAATTTTACCTGCCATATTCCACCTGCCGGATTCACATTTATGGTCGTTGTGTTGCTGCCAAAATCCGATTCGACTAAAGCAATTCTTTTGAGAAAGCCaaaatcatttgaaaaaagtGGAATCGCGCTTAATTTATTGATACAAGCGTCCACCACGTCGACACCACTTTGGCCAGCGACTAACGTGAGGTCTTGTTGCGCACTGTAATCATAttaatatactgtacatgtaTTTAACCATATAGTTAAATTGATTTGATCGAGAATTTATTTAGGCTTGTTGAACGAATTTGTGTTGAAATGCAAAACTCGATTTTTCTATTGTAAACGAAAgaatttcattcaaaatagGCACATTGCGAGTTTAACTGATTCTTTCCTTTTCACTTTATGGTACTGTGTATTTTAACCACATTTTTCCACTTTGCAAAATTAgtacaaaaaattgttttagataCACTAAACCATATACATTTACAAACCAAATACAACCATATATACATTTCTACAgcgaagaaaaataaaatgaaacttatttcaatattaacttgattcataaattttctattgttttccTTGAGCAAAAATTATAGCATTATCGTTAGCTTAACACGATTACACATATCGATCAACAAATCTTTTAACATTAGGTCTAATTCAGTCGTCCTTGTATTAACTTACTTCGAATATGTAACGATGGAGACCAGAATTGCTACAACCAGAAAGTTTGACATTTCTTATTTTAGTGATAACctcgattttaaagtttgttcCCTGTTTGCACCTGCAGAAATGGACAAAAAATGACTTTCCAAGCTTttataattacaaaatccTTTGTATTTCGTCTGCACATAGCAACGACAAACATGGGCgttgtttgtttctactgATAAAAAGAATCGGTGTAAAAAGTCTCTTTtcattatacagtatatgtttgcaaactttaaacaaacctTTGTTTGAGCCAtttaaagtcaaaattgtAAAGATGTACTGGTGCTACTCCACCCGGTTGCTTCCGACATGAAGTCTTTTGATAACGCTTTTTGTTTCATTGGCAATGTTGACTTTGTAACCCATGGATAGTTATAAATTGCCAATTTATGTTGTACCAGGTTTTCATCACTGACTGAACTCATGACCGTTGGCAACGACACTTTTGTTATTCATTTGCAATACTTTTGTATTGTCAAGTTGGTTGCTGAGTAGAAACGTCGTACAAATGTCCGTACAGTAATATAAACCCACATTTTGTTCGGTTACAAACtaatgaaatatttgacaATGTGATAATcatacacaaaaatatggttAACCTAAACAACAAGACTAAACCTGCTAAATATAGGCTTATTTTACACAGATCACCGGTTAGGCCCAGTTACCCAGCTTGTCTATTTATTGtaacacattttttgtttggttgtttgtgttttaaaaattttgtgttgcTCGGATATTAGAACTGCTCACGAGCACTCCTGAACCAGAGATAGCATCGTTAATGCCTTATACTGATATGGTTAGCACACTGCAGTCTTCAACCTACACAGACTAAAACGTTTTCGTCGACTTTGGTCAACACCGCTCCCCACCAACCACACCTTTCTTTGTAAACGCGGGCGAGTACCTGTTTTTTGTCCTAATTGGTCAACCCAATACCTTACACGTAACGATTTTCGATTTTACCCGGTGTGGCTTgccatatactgtatacacaTAAGGACATTACAGCGGTAGCGCAACAGGATATTCTGAACGGCTACCTCCAAAGTATAGAGGTTCGCTTAGATCACTTCGATCGTTTTGGCAACTTCGATTGCTTGTGGATGGGTTGaaattgtacattttaaaTGAAACCATGGGTTTAATTAGAATGTTTCGAATTCTTTTCATAACACCACTAAGAACATGCACCAATTAAATTAGGTGTGATCAAGGCGTGCACATAACATAAACAGAATGAATGGACAGGAGCAAATAATAAAGAAGCAAAAAATCCAACAATTggttaaaaaacatttattcgatttattttgaaatgacCACACAATGTCCGCAAACTCAAAATAACTGCTTAAAGTTTGTGAGATTTATTATCAGTTTATCACATAGCGACCCCCTAGACTTCAATTGAATTCTACATTCAGTTTCAACTCATCCACAACCGATCGAAGTTGCCAAAGCAATCGAGGTGGTCCAAACTATCCAAGGGAATGGCCCAAATGAACTTAGCGGTCCAGGAGATTCTGTATTTTATAGAGGTATAATTATTGAACCCTGGTCTTACAATTACAAATCAGGCGTTCTAATCGCTCCGCCACCGAGATGACTTTGTATAAATATTACATAAAAGTACTTTTTACAACACACTTACTGTACTAGCTTTTACTATAGATggtaaagttataaaaatgtgaaaatgcACACAGTAATGTATAACTATAACAGGGTGCAGTAAACTTCTATGCGCTTTATTGTGAGTATTAGAAACAAAGACTGCACTAAACTAAATACATTcatcataaaaatttataattcaTCATTAGAATGTGTAATTGTGTAAGTTAGGTTTTTACCTTTTGCAAGATAAGTATAATATACACTGTATATTGCCCACTATAATGATTTCATACCGAATCAGTTTTAGACGAAGAACCGGTGAATGTGTTGCTGACTAATTCGACTGCTGAGTTAGCGGTATCACTAGATTTTGTGGTCACCACCGTTACAACCtagaattaaaacatttgttgaTGCTTGGTTGTGACATATAACAGCTTCACTCTACCAGTTTCACTATCGACTGAAAGTATGTACTAGTTTTAGCAATAAGCACTTCTAAGTTAGTCacacttaaaacaaaaacatatcaaCGCAAACTTACGGCTCCTGCGTTGCTGCCAGTGGCCTTCACAGAGGCATCAAGCGTTAGGTCAGCACTGGTTGTTTTAACGGCTACATAGATTGGGTACGTCTTGATGTTGTCTACAGCACACTTCTTTCTGACGTTTCGAGAGGAAGAATCTGTGTTAGATTTGTCAAGTACTTCAACCGCAGAGGTGCTGGTATCACCAGAATTCATTGTAATCATTGTTTCAGCCTGAACATGAAATGAAAGCCATTACTGGCGGTTACTATGCGATAATAAATTTTACGTTTTCAGGCGGTCAACAACATACTCTATAGTTACATGGAAGAACTCGTAAGGATTAATACATCGTTATATTGGATATATGTATTGCACCACTATGTAAGCAACAATACATTAGACTCtcaaaatgaaaatcaaaGACGGCTGAGCTCGGATTGGCTGTACTGTAGATGATGATTGATGACACATAAACTGTGGCAGTTGCGCAAGTGGTGACGCTGTAGCTCAATTCTATGGAACCGTTCGTTGGCATCTGGACTTCAAAGTAGTGAGTGTGGCCCGATTCGACCAAAATTGGAACTTCAGCGTCGTCCTATTCAACAATTCTTCATCAACATTTACAGACCCAAACGTTATTATAGCACAATGAAGTATATTGGCTCACAAACATTAATCGTAATAGATAGGCGTTTGTAGAAGTTAGGCTGTTGATCTTTCAGTTCGTTGTTATTTAATGTGCGACTTGTTTGCAAGTAGGCTTGTTCAGACGAGATACTGAACTCGCAGATACTGCATGCTTGACAAAATCGAGTGATTGCTGAAAATTTGAAGATCTGATACTGTCGACCCATCCAGTAAACAGTAAAGATCCACTTTGACATCTTACATCCTGTGAAACACAGCTTTGTTTGCTCATGTatttaaatactgtatatacaatagcattgacaaaaaatgatttattttacgTTATATAAGCATCTTATTATCATTTTTGTTCAATTAGTTGCTTTTTGTATAAACTTGTGTGTATTTTAACCACTAAATTGTTGTTATTGGCCAGGAGCTTACCCATAGAAATATAGCTCCATTTTGATTATTGAAAAATACTTCACCCAATCTAGGGTTATCTAGGGTTATGAACTTGCATCGGTTATAATCTCGCAAAGTTGGGACAAAGTGTTTTTATAACAGGTGCGGTGCAAGGTTATTGATGAGTTACTTACTGTTTGAACTTTCATAATTTGTTACCGTCGTTTCAAAGACGCTGTTCTGCCCTTTCAGAATGTAATGCCGAGTCTACCAAATTGCTTGTTCGATAACAGTACCCGGTATCCCACAGTTGATAGAGATCAAATCTATGTAGAGTTTAGCTGCCAATTCGGATTTGAGTGGAATGCTGTTGAGACAATATTTTGTAAACTCTGATTTTAGAAACTTTTAATGCTAATGCCATTATTGTAAGGTCAACTGTTGAAGAACAATGTCGTGTAAAAGAAATCATAATCAAGCTGGTAGCAAGATTGTTACGGTccaaaataaataaaccaaaattttgcaaaacaaaaaagcacaaggAATTTTAACAACTGAGGAAAAAACACGTACTCCAAATTTACGTAAACTCTCCATCCACAAAATCAGTAACACCTGTACCAAAAATAAGCTAAGTTTGGTCTAGGGTTGCTTGTAGTATTGTGTTGTTGCTGATTGTCTGGCGAATCGTTGCTGAGATCTAGAACATGTGggcttaattatttttatttactttgtcTTCTTAATAcgcttttaaaataattaatttcgGTTGTTCAACAAAGTTTGGCTGGTTTGcaattttcaaaagttaaaaatttttacctGCCATATTCCACCTGCCGGATTCACATTTATAATCGCTGTGTTGCTTTCAAAGTCCGATTCGACTAAAGCTATAATCGTTTGACAAAATTGGGATGGCCCTTAATTTATTGATACAAGCGTCCACTACGTCAACACCGCTTTGGCCAGCGACTAACGTGAGGTCTTGTTGCGCACTGTAATCATATTAATATAATCCATAGTTCAAATTGATGTACTGTAGTGGGGGCTTTGAGCTGCACGTAAAATGAATTTTCACAATCTAAGATTTTAATTTCTGTTGTCAAGAAAGATTGAAATCGTTTCATGATATTTACAGGCATACTACACGTAGCAGGTTTTCTATTTTCCCATTTAAACTACAGTAGTCTAAGTGTTGAACCACTTCTATTCCCATTTTACCAGCATGTGTTAGTCACATGCAAAACGtgttcaaaaagtttaatccGTTTTTcctaaacttaaaaaaataattttttcccAGCcgtagtttatttttgtacgGCCGCTTCACGAAATCTTTGCTGTTTTCCTAACTGTGGCATTATctgtaaattaaaaactgtAGCATTATCGTTGATATGCAGTCATACAGTCTATATGTAGGCTCTAccaacaaattattttatatacgGTAATTTGTCGTTGCATCATCCACCTAGAATAGGCCAATCTGATGGCTAAGATCGCtacaagaagaaattttgacttttattATCTTAGTGAAACTCCCGTTGTTAAGTTTGTAAATGCAACAATGGCAAAATATTGATCTGTCTTACATTTATggcaaacaactttttgcacttCGTTCGCCGATACTGTCGATAAACATGTAGGCGATTTTGTGCCTATGTAGAAAGAATATTGAAGATCATTATAAAGCATCCTTACTTCATATTATGTTTGCTAACTTTAAAGGGCctttgtttgtgttatttgaCTTTAGCATTGTATTGTTAAGAGTAATTGCTCACCGGCTGAGACCACGCCCCGTTGACAACACTtatgttatttcatttttagtaCTATAATGGTATATTTTCAATTCGGTGAAATGAAAAGTAgggcaaattaaaaaaaaagaaggTTGCAATTTGTATATGATTAAGttacaaaccaaaaaaatatttgacaaaACGTAAACAGAGTAATAAAAACCAAATAGTCAGCTTCATATAGGCTACACATATTATAGGCTTATTCCACACAAGAAAAGGCTATAGTCAGCGGACATTTACAtttcgtttttaaatttttaaagctgATGCGTAAAACAGTCGATCACAGAGTCGATCAGAGTCAAGAGTCAAAGAGTCAAAGAGTCGATCACAGAAAGCAGGCGACATGTCTTATCCTGAGAATGGTTTTGACCACTTTGACGGGTACATATAAAGTAAGATGGGACATGAGCTACTTAGCTGCAGGAAACACACCGCGCTCGCTATCGTGCAAATTGCTAGGTTTGACACCCATCTGTGCCACCAACGCAGGCCAATTCCTTTGCGCAAGGCAGTAACAACGATTGCTTCTGTTTAATGGCCTTGTTGAACATTTCCAAATATGGACAATATgacatcaaaaattaaaaaagagatAACTGTGTGTGTCTGTCGGATGATAACGTTAATACAGTCAGTACAGGCGAATGCTCAACTGCGTTGGTCAATGTTAACGCAGTTTGGCGAAAATCCTGGAGAAAATAaaggaaataataactttaagGACAGTGAAGTTATAACTTAGTCAGAAACCCATTGCAAAAGAAAGGAGGACGCGCTACCACAAGCAACAACGTACATGCAACTAACAAACTGaagttcaaaagaaaaatcaaagACGACTGAACTTGATTTGGTTGTACGATAGAGTTGATGAAACTGTGGCAATTGCTACTGCGGTGGCAGTGAAACTTAACTTTCCATATAGTCCACCTGAACTTCAAAATAATGCGCCTGACTCGACCATAATCGGAATTTCGGTGTCATTCAACCGTAAGCAAAAATTTGTTGCGAACAACTTGTACTCCAAATGGTTCTTAAATTAGTTAGAAAAGTGTAGGACGTTTCATGTTGAAACCGGTTACGGCCATATCAAGCAATCCAAATCGAAAGACGACCGTACACATTTCAACATTGTATCGTCCAAACTTTATCAGATAAATTTGTGATTATAGTCTCAAGTGTAATTTGCAAAGGAGTATAGAATTGTAATCGATTGCCTATACTGGCGGAATAGCAAATTGTGCTGCTTTGACGTGAACGACAAATGCGATACAACAGCCGTCAAAACGTCTTCACAGCAAAATGTAAAGAACAGGTTGATGAATACAAGGAATTAGCTTGTGTGGAACACGATAAATTATTATTCGACATGCTTTTAATATATAAGCAGGTTTTTATTATACATATAAGCTATACGTTTATCGTGAGACTGTGCGTGTATACAAAACCACAAATTAAGCTCCCAAAAATAAGCAATAACTTGTTGAAATAAGAGACGTAACATTTCAATGGTATTCAGTAGGctaacaataaaagaattgGTGGTTAGTCAGAGATGAATATAATAAAGCAGTGTTTGGCCCAGCGATGCTACAATTGTAATTTTGGCtgatattttttacaaaaacttccTAATCTCGCATAATGAAAAAATGACATTTATAGAAAAATATGACGTCAGAGATACGTAATAGGTCTACATCTTCTTAGGGTAACTTTCGAACATATTTAGTTCtttaaagaaaataacaattaatCCCTTAACTGATGCATTTTCTCCAGCTGTGTACTGCataaaatcaaattacactaaattaaattacaattGAACAGATCACACAGAAATACTGTGACATACAtacacaaaattaaattgattGGATACCGAAAACACAATTCCAATTTTTATAGACTTCACAccaacattgcaaaaaataatacaGTTGTGCGGATATGCTATAAATCATAGGTCGGCAACCCGCGGCTCTTTCATCTCTGTGCTCTGACTCCCGCGACTCAGAGCCAATGAGCTCATTTAGGAAAAGTTAATGTGAATAAATAAAGGTGTTTATTAGTGTCACAATGTAATAACTTAATGCGTTTGTCTGATTATTATAATTCAGAATATTTTATTCGGACGTGGAAAATCTTATATAAATACTACACATTGATTTTCGCGGGCATAATACGCATGACTGCTTGCCACTCACGTGATCCTAAGGTTATTTTTGTTCAAGGTCGCATGTCTTGGATATCGGTCTTTGTTTGGTGACTATGCGGATTTTCATCGTTGTAGTGAGAATTTTGCGAGGGTAACTACTGAAGTTTTTACGTGTAACTGTAAAGCATTAGTTCGAATTATATACGTAGCGTtaggttttttgttttaagtagtCAATTAGGTGTTGTGGCTTTTAGGTTTTAGTTTGACGGAAACGACACCAAATGGCTCTTTCAATgctaaaggttgccgacccgtGCTCTAAATACATGTACTATAGACATTTGTGAAAGTGTACATTATTTGAGTCGTGCATAATCAGACTAAATTATTATTGTCGTTTATCATTTGTATGAAAAAAGGTGAAACACCACTGAATTCTTCGTATTTTGACACTGCACAGTCTTGCTTATGGCTAGATATCTA
Proteins encoded in this window:
- the LOC143446634 gene encoding uncharacterized protein LOC143446634, encoding MSNFLVVAILVSIVTYSNAQQDLTLVAGQSGVDVVDACINKLSAIPLFSNDFGFLKRIALVESDFGSNTTTINVNPAGGIWQISTTINQAISGSTTLAAVLTQARLLFGTDITDFVNGDFSIPLKSALAAKLYIELISVNGEVPGTVTEQATWWTRYYNENGQISVFETTVTNYESENKCTVSKMDLYFLLDGSGSIGSSNFQQSLDFVKQLASEFNISSEQVRTGLTIYSSSNYPISQFDQHQNNSAFSDAVINTNYPRGGTQTGNAIEFVRTTMFNTTTGMRPLTDGAPRILIVLTDGESSDDVVQPSKAIKEDGITVFGVGVGSGYVEDEIHAIASDPDSDYAFGLSQFDQLVTILEDRVSVQACKIPTVFPDDTEVPISVGSGDTHYSEVQMPTNGSIELSYSVTTVATAIVYASSSTTNPNSAVYDFFFELQLGVTVVTMNSGETSTSAVELVSNTYASSSFTTGRKKRAVDTTDTFPVYLAVVPTSNEPLDATVKATGSNTRASGGAGSGVYKFSWMTALLLAMFAYKTSL
- the LOC143446693 gene encoding uncharacterized protein LOC143446693 — protein: MITMNSGDTSTSAVEVLDKSNTDSSSRNVRKKCAVDNIKTYPIYVAVKTTSADLTLDASVKATGSNAGAVVTVVTTKSSDTANSAVELVSNTFTGSSSKTDSV